A stretch of the Porifericola rhodea genome encodes the following:
- a CDS encoding DUF58 domain-containing protein: MMNNKEEIRKLLKKLRKYEISIRKAITTQMQGDFHSVFKGSGITFDDVREYQYGDDIRSIDWNATAKGHSVYVKTYKEEREQIVYMMLDVSASQEIGDPGHQKVDIGKEICGVLSLSAIKEASQVGLLCFSDQKEAYVKPNKGDKHAYQIITKLYNTQPVSTKTDLNAGINYLLNIVKRRSIIILVSDFIDDNYVGNLKALSRKHDLIVVHLSDKRETQLPSLGIIPVYDKESKKTIWVNSSSSNFQSKVSSTYAGTRQTLEDFCRRHEADYLSIATEEDYVPKLINLFRVRNKIRKSA, encoded by the coding sequence ATGATGAATAACAAGGAAGAAATACGAAAGTTGCTTAAAAAGCTTCGCAAATATGAAATATCTATTCGCAAAGCTATTACTACGCAGATGCAGGGCGATTTTCATTCTGTATTTAAGGGCTCGGGTATTACTTTTGACGATGTACGTGAATACCAGTATGGTGACGATATTCGTAGCATAGACTGGAATGCTACTGCCAAAGGCCATAGCGTATATGTTAAAACTTATAAAGAGGAGCGCGAACAGATTGTGTATATGATGCTGGATGTAAGTGCTTCTCAGGAGATCGGCGATCCCGGACACCAGAAAGTAGATATTGGAAAGGAAATTTGTGGGGTACTATCGCTTTCGGCTATTAAAGAAGCTAGTCAGGTAGGTTTACTTTGCTTCTCTGACCAGAAAGAGGCTTATGTAAAACCTAATAAGGGCGACAAGCATGCTTACCAGATTATTACTAAGTTATATAATACACAACCTGTCTCCACTAAAACTGACCTTAATGCCGGAATCAACTACCTACTCAATATTGTAAAGCGCCGTAGCATCATTATACTGGTATCGGACTTTATAGATGACAATTATGTGGGTAACCTTAAGGCGCTCTCTCGTAAGCATGACCTTATCGTGGTACATTTGTCAGACAAACGCGAAACCCAGCTTCCTAGCCTGGGTATTATCCCGGTTTATGATAAAGAAAGCAAAAAAACAATCTGGGTAAACTCATCATCCTCTAACTTTCAGAGTAAAGTAAGCAGCACTTATGCTGGCACTCGCCAAACGCTGGAAGACTTCTGTCGCCGCCACGAGGCAGATTATCTTTCTATAGCTACAGAAGAAGATTATGTGCCTAAGCTTATTAATTTGTTCCGAGTGAGAAACAAGATTAGGAAAAGCGCATAG
- a CDS encoding translocation/assembly module TamB domain-containing protein, translated as MPKWAQRLLYVLSTLIVLWLVIYIAFRTPAVQNYLTGLVEDKASNMLNTKVSLGGIDIDFLDQIVLEDVYIEDQQGDTLLYSGKLDVAFDPLAAIGKTISIDHIILADTYINLYQLQGKDTLNFEFIPQAFASDTTTQNTQDTTSTSWNIQAGELLLSNIRFNYEADSTVMNLALHKLKLLFDKIELEEQLIKAQELDIDGLAFNMQLPRASETDSTQTEEQVADTTDSNIINPSGYTFELSEIQIANSEIGYQVGQIQQDSASKQMNFENLALSDIQLEVEDVKVGAKDVSLNLPLLAFVEKNSGFRLEELAAVINMQMPQIALQLKELRTGHSELNGKIDYSMQLAENTAELMNSISLKSDLNKTVLGLEDVSYFSDALSMYPNLSQMKAFLSWQINMEKGSGVMDRLELSLSDKATLLAEASFENLSALDSATEGSPYFNFNLNEFSTDYAFLSTLVADSTARYFSKLQQKSITLSAQLKGKLDDIEGNANLQTGIGELLAQGNYQSESSEANIKANIEANRFDLRALMLALGNPDSVARAYGNLSMSADIKATQSFGQDTTLSNARANLLVKNLGYKGHQYKGLQLKGQKNYDDIIAQVDYADSLLEMHANAQASLKGENSQYQFDLRLENANLFRLNLIPDSVIINNTRMTAEARGNTIDNIVGSFKVTESNVVKGADSYQLDSLVLVAEETNNGRAINFYSDYVNAGINGKFSLATLPTAIEDFRQYYMSAYEAPLNNVDTINTDETNQEFFITLEVKDTPILARAFMPSLTVAKPINANAYFNSDRKKLTFRFYAPNVIYQDYSVDSLLLTAQTSQRALKFITKSDFIRLGGLTIPEVGIRGNLSGVPQDSLNENRQHLFATEVDLNLKVGAEGAPYRLDLNTVLKNSKDTITISLDPSELVLEEKPWEISPNTQITYAANYLAIDSFYFKQDNQRIEVNTKNQEGKTNLALLIDQLAVGPLLASLDLDDYMIDGTLNADASMQDVFQRGDLQSQLSISNLKVRDLPVGNLNVKAQGDQLAAPEAGEPLQLEMKLDGEASQLSMEGDYRLDSGYFDFDINMDRFQLEPWQTFMTDYVEELSGTLKASLKLKGTAQDPTINGTFTFADEVSLVPSITGAQYYINDQDIAFDGTQLLFDNFTILDSARTEAQLDGTISFADMTNPELDLSFETDNFQFVNSESFQNESFYGRAHASASIDIKGSVNDLSITGDAAINEGTDMTIALIEEADEASTAEYIHFVNATSNAFAEADSTAVVDSTTIVSNADSLSNTAMQVNGMSISTNVRISPEAQLTILIDPVNGDKITASGDADLNVNMSPAGDVNVQGTYVIEDGAYILTFAQFIQKEFAIREGSTLSWSGDPANARFDITAVYTAETTLEDLVSANYRDIVMQDAQSRSYVTTRQPVNVLMNISGELSDPELSFDIEIPELTASGISAQVVQNLIDDMEQDETQLYKQVFSLIVLNRFLPAGGGFGSGGGSTLTTVNQRIDNSLSRLLSSTLSGLSEDYLGGIQINLNLESDELQAQNTALADRDLNVQLSREFFNDRLTVSAGGMTSLNTNSTGGGSSDNQFYGEFEVLYRLDASGNLNVRIFQTSERDIFTNDVDIRQGVSLTHQKAFDEFFANNDQVLESKPRSEDEEEDSEEQGQSSDSTALDNAQRRKKTKN; from the coding sequence TTGCCCAAATGGGCACAGCGTCTACTGTATGTGCTGAGTACACTGATTGTGCTCTGGCTAGTTATCTATATTGCTTTTCGTACTCCGGCAGTACAAAATTACCTTACCGGCCTGGTAGAAGATAAAGCATCTAATATGCTGAATACCAAAGTAAGTCTGGGAGGCATAGATATAGATTTTCTGGACCAGATTGTGCTGGAAGATGTATACATAGAAGACCAGCAGGGAGATACGCTACTGTACAGCGGTAAGCTAGATGTAGCATTTGACCCCTTGGCAGCCATAGGTAAGACCATCAGTATAGATCATATTATTTTAGCTGATACCTATATCAATTTGTATCAGTTACAAGGAAAAGATACGCTTAATTTTGAGTTTATTCCACAGGCCTTTGCCTCAGATACCACTACCCAAAACACGCAGGATACCACTTCTACCTCCTGGAATATACAGGCAGGAGAGCTACTGCTAAGCAACATCAGATTTAACTACGAAGCGGATAGCACTGTAATGAACCTGGCGCTTCACAAACTAAAGTTATTGTTTGATAAAATAGAGCTGGAAGAACAACTAATCAAAGCACAAGAGCTGGATATTGATGGGCTAGCATTCAATATGCAATTACCCAGAGCATCTGAAACAGACAGTACCCAAACCGAAGAACAAGTTGCTGATACCACCGATAGTAATATAATTAACCCCAGCGGATATACATTTGAGCTCAGTGAAATACAAATTGCAAACAGTGAAATTGGCTATCAGGTAGGGCAAATACAACAAGATTCAGCCAGCAAGCAGATGAACTTTGAAAATCTGGCTCTATCGGATATTCAACTAGAGGTAGAAGATGTAAAGGTAGGAGCAAAAGATGTATCGCTAAACCTACCATTATTAGCTTTTGTAGAGAAAAATAGTGGATTCAGACTTGAAGAACTAGCCGCGGTAATTAATATGCAGATGCCGCAAATAGCTCTACAGCTCAAGGAGCTACGTACTGGTCATTCTGAACTTAATGGTAAGATTGACTATAGTATGCAGCTAGCTGAGAATACAGCAGAGCTAATGAATAGCATAAGCCTGAAGTCTGACTTAAACAAGACTGTACTAGGTTTGGAGGATGTGTCTTATTTCTCAGACGCATTAAGCATGTACCCCAACCTTAGCCAAATGAAGGCCTTTTTAAGCTGGCAGATAAATATGGAAAAGGGCAGTGGCGTAATGGACAGACTGGAGCTAAGCCTGTCAGATAAAGCAACTTTGTTAGCTGAGGCTTCTTTTGAAAACCTAAGTGCTTTAGACTCTGCAACTGAGGGTTCGCCTTATTTTAACTTTAACCTGAATGAGTTTAGTACCGACTATGCTTTTCTAAGCACTTTGGTTGCCGACTCTACTGCCCGTTATTTCAGTAAACTACAGCAGAAAAGTATCACACTAAGTGCACAGCTTAAAGGTAAACTGGATGATATAGAAGGTAATGCAAACTTACAAACCGGGATAGGTGAACTACTAGCGCAGGGAAATTATCAGTCAGAAAGTAGCGAAGCTAACATAAAAGCGAATATTGAAGCAAACCGTTTCGATTTGAGAGCACTTATGCTAGCCCTAGGCAATCCGGATAGTGTAGCTCGGGCGTATGGGAACCTGAGCATGAGTGCAGATATAAAGGCTACGCAAAGCTTTGGGCAGGATACTACTCTAAGTAATGCCAGGGCAAATCTGCTGGTAAAAAATCTGGGGTATAAGGGGCATCAGTACAAAGGACTCCAACTAAAAGGGCAAAAAAATTATGATGACATTATCGCACAGGTAGATTATGCAGACAGTCTGTTAGAAATGCATGCTAATGCTCAGGCGAGCCTCAAAGGGGAAAACAGTCAGTACCAGTTTGATTTAAGACTGGAAAATGCCAATCTGTTTCGTCTCAACCTGATTCCAGATAGTGTAATCATCAATAATACCCGCATGACAGCAGAAGCCAGGGGTAACACCATAGACAATATAGTAGGAAGTTTTAAAGTAACGGAGTCTAACGTAGTCAAAGGTGCCGACAGCTATCAGCTTGATTCTTTAGTTCTGGTGGCAGAAGAGACAAATAATGGTCGTGCAATTAACTTCTATTCCGACTATGTGAATGCAGGTATTAATGGCAAGTTTAGCTTAGCTACACTCCCTACAGCTATAGAAGACTTCAGACAATATTATATGTCAGCTTACGAAGCCCCTCTGAATAATGTAGATACTATAAATACTGATGAAACCAATCAGGAGTTTTTTATTACCCTTGAAGTAAAAGATACACCTATACTGGCACGAGCGTTTATGCCTTCTTTAACAGTAGCTAAGCCCATAAACGCCAATGCTTATTTTAACAGTGATCGTAAGAAGCTCACTTTTCGCTTTTATGCGCCTAATGTTATCTATCAGGATTATAGCGTGGATAGCCTCTTACTTACTGCTCAAACCTCTCAAAGGGCACTAAAATTTATCACTAAGTCTGATTTTATTCGCTTAGGTGGGCTAACTATACCCGAGGTAGGTATAAGAGGTAATCTGTCGGGGGTACCACAAGACTCTTTAAATGAAAACAGGCAGCACTTATTTGCTACCGAAGTAGATTTAAACCTTAAAGTAGGGGCAGAAGGGGCTCCTTATCGTCTGGATTTGAACACAGTACTCAAAAACAGTAAAGATACTATTACAATCAGTTTAGATCCTTCGGAATTAGTATTGGAAGAAAAGCCCTGGGAAATATCCCCAAACACACAAATTACTTATGCTGCCAATTACCTGGCTATAGATAGCTTTTATTTTAAGCAAGACAATCAGCGAATAGAGGTTAATACCAAAAATCAGGAAGGTAAAACTAATCTGGCTTTATTGATTGACCAGTTGGCAGTTGGGCCTTTGCTCGCAAGTCTGGACCTAGACGACTACATGATTGACGGAACGCTAAACGCAGATGCTTCTATGCAGGATGTGTTCCAGAGGGGAGACTTACAATCACAACTAAGTATTAGCAACCTCAAAGTAAGAGATTTGCCAGTAGGTAATTTAAATGTGAAAGCACAGGGAGACCAACTGGCAGCGCCAGAAGCAGGAGAGCCGCTACAGTTAGAGATGAAGCTGGATGGTGAAGCCAGTCAGTTAAGTATGGAGGGGGATTATCGTCTGGACTCTGGCTATTTTGACTTTGATATTAATATGGATCGCTTTCAGCTAGAGCCCTGGCAAACCTTTATGACAGATTATGTAGAAGAGCTGTCCGGTACCCTAAAAGCAAGTCTTAAGCTGAAAGGAACCGCACAGGATCCTACCATCAATGGTACCTTTACCTTTGCCGACGAAGTGAGTCTGGTGCCATCAATTACCGGTGCACAATATTATATCAACGATCAGGATATAGCCTTTGATGGCACTCAGTTGCTTTTTGACAATTTTACCATTCTGGACTCTGCCCGTACCGAAGCACAACTGGATGGCACAATAAGCTTTGCTGATATGACTAATCCTGAACTTGATTTATCATTTGAGACAGATAATTTTCAGTTTGTGAATAGCGAAAGTTTTCAAAATGAAAGCTTTTACGGACGTGCCCATGCTTCAGCCTCAATAGACATTAAAGGAAGTGTAAACGACCTCAGCATAACCGGAGATGCGGCAATTAATGAAGGTACAGATATGACTATTGCTTTAATAGAAGAAGCAGATGAAGCCTCTACAGCGGAGTATATTCATTTTGTGAATGCTACTAGTAATGCCTTTGCAGAAGCTGATTCTACGGCAGTAGTAGACTCTACCACTATTGTAAGCAATGCTGACTCTCTTAGCAATACAGCTATGCAGGTAAACGGAATGAGCATATCTACCAATGTACGCATCAGCCCGGAAGCCCAGTTGACTATTCTGATAGACCCGGTTAATGGTGACAAAATTACTGCCTCCGGAGATGCAGACCTGAATGTTAATATGAGCCCTGCCGGTGATGTTAATGTACAGGGGACCTACGTAATAGAGGATGGAGCCTATATATTGACTTTTGCGCAGTTTATTCAAAAAGAATTTGCCATTAGGGAAGGCAGTACTTTAAGCTGGTCAGGTGATCCGGCAAACGCACGCTTTGATATAACCGCTGTTTACACAGCAGAAACCACTTTGGAAGATCTGGTATCAGCTAACTATAGGGATATAGTGATGCAGGATGCACAAAGCCGATCTTATGTAACTACACGCCAGCCCGTAAATGTTCTTATGAATATCAGTGGAGAACTGTCCGACCCCGAACTGTCTTTTGATATTGAGATACCTGAACTTACAGCTTCTGGTATTAGTGCTCAGGTGGTGCAAAACCTGATAGATGATATGGAGCAGGACGAAACGCAGCTATATAAGCAGGTTTTCTCATTAATTGTACTGAACCGATTCTTACCAGCCGGTGGAGGGTTTGGTTCCGGTGGTGGCTCTACACTTACTACTGTTAACCAGCGTATAGACAATAGCCTGAGTCGTTTGCTCTCCAGTACACTATCTGGCCTGAGCGAAGATTATCTAGGCGGCATTCAAATTAATCTCAATCTGGAATCTGATGAGCTACAGGCACAAAACACGGCTCTTGCTGATCGTGACCTGAACGTACAACTTTCCAGAGAATTTTTTAATGACAGGCTTACTGTAAGTGCGGGAGGAATGACGAGCCTAAATACCAACAGCACAGGTGGAGGAAGTTCTGATAACCAATTCTACGGAGAGTTTGAAGTACTCTACCGCCTGGATGCCAGCGGTAATTTAAACGTAAGAATATTCCAGACCAGCGAAAGAGATATCTTTACTAATGATGTAGATATCAGACAGGGCGTGTCATTAACACACCAAAAAGCTTTTGATGAGTTTTTTGCTAACAATGATCAGGTGCTAGAGTCAAAACCACGTTCTGAAGACGAGGAAGAAGATAGTGAAGAGCAGGGACAGTCTAGTGACAGTACTGCTCTTGATAATGCGCAAAGAAGAAAAAAGACTAAAAATTAA